One segment of Gemmatimonadota bacterium DNA contains the following:
- a CDS encoding type II glyceraldehyde-3-phosphate dehydrogenase, whose protein sequence is MIKVLVSGYGVIGQRLADGVELQGDMELVGVVDAAPTLTVRALKERGMPHKLYAAFDGARARLEAAGVPVSGTLDDVLPQVDIVLDAAPGGIGAQNKVLYQAHGKKAVFQGGEKDEIADVFFHGYANYESGLNQDFLKLTSCNTTGLIRTIDCLDRGVGVERVAITIVRRVADPGDYHRGIVNALQVDKAPNHQAVDLMTIMPHVEATGLLVHTPITHGHFISVLATPKEDLSVDEAKALFAAHDRIRLISTDEGFLGNASIFKYARDLGRPRGDIYEVPVWEDTFVKSGRDIMFGIHLPQESVTIPESIDAI, encoded by the coding sequence ATGATCAAGGTTCTGGTTTCCGGCTATGGGGTCATCGGCCAGCGGCTCGCGGACGGCGTCGAGCTGCAGGGAGACATGGAGCTTGTCGGCGTCGTGGACGCAGCGCCGACCCTCACGGTGCGGGCCCTCAAAGAGCGCGGGATGCCCCACAAGCTCTACGCCGCGTTCGACGGGGCCCGGGCGCGGCTCGAAGCGGCCGGTGTGCCGGTGTCGGGCACCCTGGATGATGTCCTGCCGCAGGTCGACATCGTGCTCGATGCGGCGCCCGGCGGCATCGGTGCGCAGAACAAGGTGCTCTATCAGGCACACGGCAAGAAGGCCGTCTTTCAGGGCGGGGAAAAGGACGAGATCGCCGATGTGTTCTTTCATGGCTACGCCAACTATGAGAGCGGCTTGAATCAGGATTTTCTCAAACTGACGTCCTGCAACACGACCGGGCTGATCCGGACCATCGACTGCCTGGACCGGGGTGTCGGTGTGGAGCGGGTCGCCATCACGATCGTTCGGCGCGTCGCCGATCCGGGCGACTACCACCGCGGGATCGTGAATGCGCTGCAGGTGGACAAGGCCCCCAATCATCAGGCCGTCGATCTGATGACCATCATGCCCCACGTGGAGGCGACGGGGCTGCTGGTGCATACCCCGATTACCCACGGGCACTTCATCTCGGTGCTTGCGACACCGAAGGAGGATCTCTCGGTGGATGAGGCCAAGGCGCTGTTCGCGGCCCACGACCGGATCCGGCTGATCTCCACCGACGAGGGGTTTCTCGGCAACGCTTCGATCTTCAAGTACGCACGTGACCTGGGGCGGCCGCGGGGCGACATCTACGAAGTACCCGTGTGGGAGGACACTTTCGTGAAGTCCGGACGCGACATCATGTTCGGTATCCATCTTCCGCAGGAGTCGGTCACGATTCCCGAATCCATCGACGCGATC